TGATTAACCCCGATAAACATCGCCTGATAACTTCCCCGGGAGAGTCCTGCAATAGCTTTTTTACCTGTAGTTCTATATTTTTTTTCAATATAGGGAATCAGTTCTCCGGTAACAACCTTATCCAGGTTTTTGGTGGAAATAACAGTTCTGGGATAATTGTCCGGCATCTTTTCCTGTTCAGGATTCAATGCTACACCGTAATCCATCACTACGATCATTTCCGCAGCTTTCTTTTCGGCAAAAAGATTATCCAGAATATGAAGGATATAACCCTGTTTTTCCCATCCTGTAATATCTTCTCCGGTTCCGTGGTACAGATATAAAACAGGTAGCTTTTTAGACCCGTAATTTGGTGGAAGATATACTTTAAAGTTTCGTTTACCTTGTGTTATTTTTGAATTCAGACTATCGTTAATAATTTTTCCGTGCTTTACATTTTTCTCCAGAAAAAAATTTTCCCCGGAAGGAACCTCAATTCCACTGGTTGGCTGGCTGTACCCGAAATACAGCTGTGTGTTGGGATCATTGGTTCGTTTTCCATCCACATTCAGCCAGTAGTAATGAAAACCTATTTCCATGGGTGAAGTTGAGATATTCCAAAAACCGTCATGATCTTTGGAAGCAGAGGATTTTATACTTTTCATTCCATCTCCTCCATCTAAGGTTACAGATTGGGCATCCGGAAAGTAAACCCGAAACTGTGCTTTTTTATCAGAATCTATTTTCGGAAATTCTTTTCCCGGCAATAGCGTTGAAGCCGGTTTGTAGGTTTGGGAAAATACAGTGGAAGATAACAAAAGGAAGCCTAGTAGTATTTTTGGTGAGTATTGCATTATTTAAGTTTTAAAAGGTAAGAATTCAGTAATATCTTATAGCCTGGCGATATTTTGAAGACTGTATATTAAGCTGTAATCACAGTCAGTATCACAAAGTTTTAATCAATATTAAGAAAAATATTTTTCTTTGCTGTTAATCAGGTGATGCTGTGGTCCTGTATTTAATCCATGTCCAGATAAATTCTACAGCACTGTAGTTTATTTAAGAAACTGCTTCATCATTCTCAGCGTAATCTCCATATTTTCCGGAAGAGGCATTCCGTGGGCATAGCCTGTAGAAACATGTAACTCAGTAAAAATGCCTGCTTTGATCAGACGGTCTGCATAAGCCAGCCCACTGTCCCGTAAAGGATCTGCTCCGGCTACAAAAATTACGGATGGAGGAAGGTTTGAAACATCTTTGATATTTCCGGGCAGCACATATTTTTCTTTTGAGTTCCCATTTTTCCCGATATAAAAATCCTTTAAAATTGGAAAATCATCGCTTTTAAGTCCTGGGACTTTTTTAAATTCAATAACTGATGGATAGTTCATCCCGAAATCACCCGGAGGAATTTCCAGAACCTGCAAACTGATTTTAGGACCTTTCTGATCTCTTGAATATTGTGCCAGGCTTCCGGATATACCAGCTCCAGCACTGGAGCCACCCACGGCAATGAGTTTTGGATTTCCACCTATATTTTCTGCATTTTTATTTGCCCACAACAATGAGGCATAAGCATCATGAAGCGCAGCAGGAAAAGGATATTCCGGAGCGAAACGGTAATCTACATTGATCACGACTGCATTTCCCTTCAATGCATAATCTGCACATCTCTGATGATCCCATTTAGGTGTTCCATACACGAAACCACCTCCATGGAACCAAAGAAATATGGGAAGATCTTTAGCATTTTTAGGTTTGTAAATTGTTACGGGGATTTCAGGATCTTTTGAATTTAACCCTGGAATTTTAGACTGAATCACGTCAACACTGTCTTTATTCTTCAGTTCTGGCCAGGACATTTCTGCCTGGATTTTGCGTTCTTTTTTTACTTCGTCAAGTGTAATATCCTTAATCGGACTATTAATCATTGACCTGAACTGGGGCAGCAACCTTTTTTCTGCTTCCTGAAGGCTAAGGGAATGGTATTGCTGTGCAAATGATAAACCCGAGATCAGGAAAAGTATTAAAAACAACAGGTATTTTTTCATAATAATAGTATTATATCGAACTCTATTCTTTCAAAAGTAATATTATGCTTACCACCGGATGACACGAAAAGGAAATTTTGTGATACGGAAAAGAAATTTTTATAAAATTAATCCAATTATATATTTTTCACATCTTATCTATAAGTTGGGAAATTAATTCCTTTTAAAGTGATACAATTAAGCATATTCACCCTACTATTTTTTTACATGCCCAGACCTGAAAGGAATTGACTAATCCTTTCATTTATTTGATCCGGGAACTCTCCGTTTATTGCATGTGATGCCGCTGGCCAGACCTCAGCCTCAACATGATTTGAAAGATTTTTTGCGCAAACTAAGGCTTTAACAGAATTATGAACGATGCTTTTTCCAGCAAAAATGACCAAAACTGGAGGATGAATGGAATTTAATTCTTCAGCGGTAAACTGTTTAGGCGGTGGTGTTTTGATGGTAAATTCTTTTAATCCAATCGAAATAAGGATGGAAGTAGAATTTTGTGAATCAATTTCTGCTCCTCCGGAAATCCAGCTCATTGACTTTTCACGCCATTTTTCAGGGATAAAGGGAAGAGTAGTGATCAATGAAAAAAGAATAATTTTTAAAGAAAACGGAGCAAAAACCAAAGCTGGGTCCAACAAAATGATTGACGCAATGCATTTGGGGTAATTGACGGCATAATTCACTACCGACCATCCTCCGAAAGAAACACCCAGCAGGTGTACTTTCGTTAACTTCAATTTCATTATTACCTCTTCTACCCAACTTGCCTGTTGTTTATTATCTTTAATGGGATGTGTTTGAATACTTAAGCCAGGCTCTCCCAGAAGGTCCATAGCATAAACATCATGAGTCTTAAGCAGACCGGTAAGATTAGGTTCCCACATCGGAGTTGAAGCTGCCCTCCCGGGGAAAAGCAGAATAGGAATCCCTCCCCGATTTCCAAACCGATACACTCTTACATTTCCATAAGCAGTATTTATATCAAATGTCCCCTGCGGTACAGGCAGTTTTTCCATAGCTTCATCATAAAATTTAAGAAATTTCTGATGTGCTTTCTGTGATTTAAACTGACTGTTTTCCATAAAAAATTTTATTATTTGTTGAAAATAACGGATATTGAACAAACAATTTTATAGCGTTGTTTCTGTCCATCTTAGTTTAGAACTCAATACGGTTAATATCAAGATTAATCTGACTAAGTTATAACTTAAAAATTAGCAGATCGTTTTATAATATACTTCTGAGTATCGTTTTACATAAATTCCGGTATTCGTCCGCACTGGATTTTTTATTTAATTTTTCAACTGCTTCCGGAAGGCAGCAGCTGTCATGCCCTTATGCTTCTTAAACTGCCTGCTTAAATGGCTTTCATCAGAAAAGCCTAAATCATCTGCAATTTGTCCTATTGAATAGTCACTGTAGAGCAGCCGCTGTTCAACAAATATTCATTTTATACTGGGTGAGATAACAGTGTAAACTATCTCCTGTAAGATTTTTAAAATATTCACCGATATAATTGGCAGAGAGATTAAACTGTTCTGCAAGATGCTTTATCCTTAAATTTTTAGGACAGTGTATTTGCTGATGCAGATAAACCAGTATTTTATTGATCAAAGGTTCATCCATCGTTGTATCTGATACAATTTGCTGGGGATTGACATTCCGGGCAATAATATTTAAAACAAGAATTACCAGATGCTGTAGATTTTCATCAAAATAGGAAGGTTTATCGTTGTATTCTACGAGCATATTTTCGATCAATGAAGAAATCATGTCACAATCTCTCGGCTCTTTAATCAGAACCTGCTCAAAGCGGTTGTGATGTGTAAAAATAGCTTCCAACTGTTTCAGCCATAGCAGAACTTTCTCTTTTTCATTTTTGGTTTTGTACTGTTCAAGAAAAACTTCAGAAAAACGGATGGAACAATACCGTGTATTTGTAGTACTCTCAAAACCTCTGCAATCTAATGGGGTAAATAAAAAAATGCTCCCCTTACGGTATGGAAACTTGTTTTCATTGATAATCCTGGTACCTTCCCCTTCTATGATCTGCACAATTTCGAAGAACTGGTAGATCAGGGGACGTTCATTCCAGTGTTCCATATCTGAGACAAATATATCCAAAGGTTTATATAGATGCTTCGTTTTCATTACCCGAAATGTACAAAAAAAACCGTCCGATATCCCTGTTTTTAACTGTTAATCAAAACTAATTTTGTAAAAAAAAGATGTCACAGAAAAAATTAACAACTCCGTTTACAAATGAAAACATTTCCCTTTCAAACAGGGTTGTAATGGCTCCAATGAACCGCCGGAGAGCTGTAAATGGACTACCGTTACCATCCATGACCACTTATTATCAGCAAAGAGCCGGTGCCGGATTACTGATATCAGATAATATTGCTGTTTCTTCCAATGGCGGTGCTTATATGAATACTCCGGGAATATATCATGATGAACAAAAACTAGCCTGGAAAAAAATTGTGGAAGAGGTTCATCAAAAGGGCGGAAAAATATTTGCCCAGTTGGTACAGGCAGGCCGGGTAGGACATCCGGCTATTCAAAATAACGAGCCATTAATCGCTCCATCTGCCATAGCTGTCAACGAAACCATCCGTATTCCTGATAACAGCTATCAAAATATGACAATACCGATTGCTATAACCACTGAAGAAATTCCGGTTTGGGTAAATGTTTTTAAACAAGCAGCCATCAATGCAATAGAAGCAGGATTTGATGGAGTTGAAATTCATGCAGCCCATGGTTTTCTGATCGACCAGTTCATCAATCCTTTCAGTAATACCAGAACAGATGAATATGGCGGAAGCATTGAAAACAGAACCCGTTTTCTCTTTGAAGTCATACAGGAAGTAATTGCCACAGTTGGAAAGAACAAGATCGGAATAAGACTTTCCCCTTTCCGCAAAATTTATGATTTGAAATCTTATCCCGAAGAACTGGCAACCCACGAATATATTCTTGATGAATTGCAGAAGCTGGATATTCTATACATTCATTTTTCCAATGCAATAAGTGATGGGCAACCTTCAATCCCAATAAGTTTTTTGCGTAATGCAAGAGAACGTTTTAAAAATATAATTATGATTGCAGGCGGATTTACAGTAAAAACGGCTGAAGAAATTTTGCGAACAGGGCTGATTGATCTGGTTGCTTTTGGTAAACTGTACATTTCAAATCCTGATTTAACGGAACGTATAAAAAATGATTTTCCGTTGGCAGATTGGGATGAAGAAACTTTTTATCATGGTGGAGACAAAGGCTATATCGACTATCCGAGTGTCTCTTTCAGCAAGTGTACAGATTATTAAACAGGAAATCAACAGACATTGATTCATATTTTCAATTGTATAAATCCCCGGACAACTTTTCCGGGGATTTCGTCTTCAATCGGTTATGTCTTGCTTTTCTTGTTTAAGATTTTGTATTTAAGCTTTGAGGAAGGATTTTCAATTATAAGCCTATATAATAATCCTCCGGCAATGCACCCGAGAAGGCAAATCAAAAGACCGGTATTACCTGATGAATCTATACCCAACCATTCAAGAGCATTCTGAATCATGTGGATAATTCCTTTATGTGAAAGGTAAACTGCATAGGAAAGCCCTGCCAGCTGAGCAGTACAATATGATTTTGTCCTGAAAAGAAAAGAAGATCTTGAAACAGCTGACAACAGAATAATACCATAACTCACTGCTACAAAAGTAAAACCGAATATAGAAGCATGTTGCGAAACCTGATCATTGCAGAACCAAAATGTAATTCCCAGCATCATAATTCCAAGAATAAGAAGTCTGTTCCCATTATTATGGACTACATTTTTAAACCGAGAAGAATACTGCATTAAATAACCAACTATAACTCCCGTTGCCAGACTATCCAGACGGGTGTGGGTGGGATAATATATTTTCATATACCATGCTTTCCAGAAATCTTCAGTATCCAGAAGAGGAACAATATATACTTTCCATAGGATTAATCTGGCTGCTAAGGAAAAGATGATGAGAAAAACAGAAAAAAAGATGGTATATCTGATGACTTTTGCTTTTACCGCAACTAAAAGCATTAAAGGAAGGAAAAGATAAAACTGCTCTTCAATACAAAGAGACCATGCATGCGAAAATGTTCCCCGATGTATGATATCAAGTCCATAATTCTGGGTAAAAGTGATGAATTTCAAGAAAGAAGACAATGCCTCCCGTTCTCTGAAAAAGGGAAACAAAAAGTACACAGCCAGCGTAAAAAAATAAGGCGGAATGATCCTGAAAAAACGTTTGATAAAAAATGTCTTTAAGCTGATATTTCCACTTCTTTTAATTTCTGTAAACAGCTGACCTGATATCAGAAAGCCACTCAATACAAAGAAAAGATCCACTCCTGTCCACCCAAATCTTCCTATCGCATCAATCCAGGCGGGATGCTTAAATGCACGGTAATGATACATTAAAACCATTAGAATGGCCAGAGCTCGTAAATGATCTAAGCCGTAAAGTCTTTCAGAAGAATATTGGTCTGCAGGCATATTTTTTCTGCAAATATTATAAAACAATAAACCGCCTGAAGATCATCATTACAGAATACAGCGATTCGGATGCAAACAGCAGAAAATGCTGTCTGAACAGCAAAGCAGGTTTTTTATCACCAATTTGAGCCATTTCATCAAAATACTATAGTCTTTGTCTAAGGATTGTATATTTTTGATGGCTATGAAATTCGGAAAGGAAAATAATCTGAAGCGGAATATCTATTTCCAGCTGTTCTTCTGGACAGCTCTTTTTTTATTCGGAACAGTGAGAGGTTACGGAGATTTTAGTGATGAAATATCTGCTGAGATCATCATCTATAATTTCTGTCACTGGATCTTTCAGATCGCTGGAGCCAACTTCATCTACTCTATTCTGATCCGCCATTTTTTTGACCGGAAAAAATACATTGCTTTCTCAGTTTACCTTATCATCAGTTTGTATATCATTTCTGTGATGAATAGGATTTTTATCGTATATCTTGCGGAACCTTTTTTCATGGATGTGCCGAAAGACAGTCTGAACCGTATTTTCACTGACCTTGGTTATCTTCTGATCCATTATACGTTTACGATCATCAGCGGGACTTTTATTTTCATTTCCGTAATGTTTGTGATTCGATATCAGGACGAAAAAGAAAATACAATCAAACTGCAGAAAGAAAAGGCAGAACTTGAACTAAGGTCTCTTAAATCCCAGCTGAATCCGCATTTTCTGTTCAATACCCTGAACAATATTTACTCTCTTTCGCTCAGCAATTCTGAAAAAACTTCGGAATCTATCACCCGTCTTTCTGAAATTCTGGATTACATTTTATATAAAGGTCCTAACAAGGAAGTCCTGATATCCGAAGAGCTTAGCATTATTGATGATTATATGCAATTGGAATGTCTCAGATACAGTGAAGGAAGGTTGAAGATCAATAAAAAATCCGAATTAAATCCTGCCGCCACCATTCCTCCTCTGATTTATCTGACCTTGGTAGAAAATGCTTTTAAACATGGTGCAGGAAAGAATATGGAAACAACAGAGATAAAAATTGATGTCTCTTATGACAGCAGATACTCAGTTTTCAGGATTGAAAACACTTGTGAAAATAATGAAAGTTATAACGCAGATGGAATTGGGCTCAAAAATATTGAAAGACAGCTATGGCATTATTATCAGGATGATTTTATATTCAACGTTTCAAAGGAAAATCATATTTTTAAAGTTGAAATCAAAACCCCAGCCGCATTATGATTAATTGTATCATTGTAGATGATGAACCTCTGGCAGCCGCTCTTCTGGAAAAACATATTTCCAGCACCGGTCATTTAAAACTTGTAGGAAAGGCTGAACACGCAATGGATGCTTACCAACTCCTGCAGACAAGATCTGTAGACCTTATGTTTCTGGATATCCAGATGCCTCATTTAACGGGAATTGATTTTTTAAGATCACTGTCCAAGAAACCATCTACCATTTTCACGACGGCTTACCGGGATTTTGCTATTGAAGGTTTTGAACTGGAAGCGGTAGATTATCTTTTGAAGCCTATCACTTTTGAACGTTTTTTCAAATCTGTAGAGCGGGTTTTAAGAAGCAGAACAGATTCTCATCAGAATTTTATCATCATCAAAGCGGAAGGAATGAGCCGGAAAGTCCTGATCGAAGAAATTGCTTATTTTGAAAGTCAGGGAAACGATATCAAAACGGTCCTGATAAGCAATGAAAGTATGATGTCAAAGAATACAATGGCGGATCTCGAATCTGTTTTATCAGAAAAAGGTTTTGTAAGGATTCACCGTTCTTTTATGATCAATTCTCAGTTGGTTACTGCTTTTAATGCTCATGAAATAATGCTTGGAATTCATCAGATTCCGGTGGGAAGAAGTTATAAAAACGAGTTTGATGCTTTGGTCATAGAAATTTCACAACGCTCTATTAATCAGTAAAAACATGCCTCCTAGCTACGTCTGACTATAAAATACGCCAGCTCGCTATCGGCTCTTTTCAGATTATCAATGCGGCTGAAACCTGCTTTTTCCAGCACTTTCTGTG
The Chryseobacterium sp. W4I1 DNA segment above includes these coding regions:
- a CDS encoding alpha/beta hydrolase-fold protein — protein: MQYSPKILLGFLLLSSTVFSQTYKPASTLLPGKEFPKIDSDKKAQFRVYFPDAQSVTLDGGDGMKSIKSSASKDHDGFWNISTSPMEIGFHYYWLNVDGKRTNDPNTQLYFGYSQPTSGIEVPSGENFFLEKNVKHGKIINDSLNSKITQGKRNFKVYLPPNYGSKKLPVLYLYHGTGEDITGWEKQGYILHILDNLFAEKKAAEMIVVMDYGVALNPEQEKMPDNYPRTVISTKNLDKVVTGELIPYIEKKYRTTGKKAIAGLSRGSYQAMFIGVNHPEIFSAIGAFSPVIYEGTEAEPFKELPIGNLLKSKKKPYFFIGIGEKEDALFFKFNQILTTYLSQNNYPYFQYKSPETRHEWLTWRRSLYQFTQHIFK
- a CDS encoding alpha/beta hydrolase; the encoded protein is MKKYLLFLILFLISGLSFAQQYHSLSLQEAEKRLLPQFRSMINSPIKDITLDEVKKERKIQAEMSWPELKNKDSVDVIQSKIPGLNSKDPEIPVTIYKPKNAKDLPIFLWFHGGGFVYGTPKWDHQRCADYALKGNAVVINVDYRFAPEYPFPAALHDAYASLLWANKNAENIGGNPKLIAVGGSSAGAGISGSLAQYSRDQKGPKISLQVLEIPPGDFGMNYPSVIEFKKVPGLKSDDFPILKDFYIGKNGNSKEKYVLPGNIKDVSNLPPSVIFVAGADPLRDSGLAYADRLIKAGIFTELHVSTGYAHGMPLPENMEITLRMMKQFLK
- a CDS encoding alpha/beta fold hydrolase, yielding MENSQFKSQKAHQKFLKFYDEAMEKLPVPQGTFDINTAYGNVRVYRFGNRGGIPILLFPGRAASTPMWEPNLTGLLKTHDVYAMDLLGEPGLSIQTHPIKDNKQQASWVEEVIMKLKLTKVHLLGVSFGGWSVVNYAVNYPKCIASIILLDPALVFAPFSLKIILFSLITTLPFIPEKWREKSMSWISGGAEIDSQNSTSILISIGLKEFTIKTPPPKQFTAEELNSIHPPVLVIFAGKSIVHNSVKALVCAKNLSNHVEAEVWPAASHAINGEFPDQINERISQFLSGLGM
- a CDS encoding helix-turn-helix domain-containing protein, whose product is MFVEQRLLYSDYSIGQIADDLGFSDESHLSRQFKKHKGMTAAAFRKQLKN
- a CDS encoding AraC family ligand binding domain-containing protein, which gives rise to MKTKHLYKPLDIFVSDMEHWNERPLIYQFFEIVQIIEGEGTRIINENKFPYRKGSIFLFTPLDCRGFESTTNTRYCSIRFSEVFLEQYKTKNEKEKVLLWLKQLEAIFTHHNRFEQVLIKEPRDCDMISSLIENMLVEYNDKPSYFDENLQHLVILVLNIIARNVNPQQIVSDTTMDEPLINKILVYLHQQIHCPKNLRIKHLAEQFNLSANYIGEYFKNLTGDSLHCYLTQYKMNIC
- a CDS encoding alkene reductase, whose protein sequence is MSQKKLTTPFTNENISLSNRVVMAPMNRRRAVNGLPLPSMTTYYQQRAGAGLLISDNIAVSSNGGAYMNTPGIYHDEQKLAWKKIVEEVHQKGGKIFAQLVQAGRVGHPAIQNNEPLIAPSAIAVNETIRIPDNSYQNMTIPIAITTEEIPVWVNVFKQAAINAIEAGFDGVEIHAAHGFLIDQFINPFSNTRTDEYGGSIENRTRFLFEVIQEVIATVGKNKIGIRLSPFRKIYDLKSYPEELATHEYILDELQKLDILYIHFSNAISDGQPSIPISFLRNARERFKNIIMIAGGFTVKTAEEILRTGLIDLVAFGKLYISNPDLTERIKNDFPLADWDEETFYHGGDKGYIDYPSVSFSKCTDY
- a CDS encoding acyltransferase yields the protein MPADQYSSERLYGLDHLRALAILMVLMYHYRAFKHPAWIDAIGRFGWTGVDLFFVLSGFLISGQLFTEIKRSGNISLKTFFIKRFFRIIPPYFFTLAVYFLFPFFREREALSSFLKFITFTQNYGLDIIHRGTFSHAWSLCIEEQFYLFLPLMLLVAVKAKVIRYTIFFSVFLIIFSLAARLILWKVYIVPLLDTEDFWKAWYMKIYYPTHTRLDSLATGVIVGYLMQYSSRFKNVVHNNGNRLLILGIMMLGITFWFCNDQVSQHASIFGFTFVAVSYGIILLSAVSRSSFLFRTKSYCTAQLAGLSYAVYLSHKGIIHMIQNALEWLGIDSSGNTGLLICLLGCIAGGLLYRLIIENPSSKLKYKILNKKSKT
- a CDS encoding sensor histidine kinase, encoding MKFGKENNLKRNIYFQLFFWTALFLFGTVRGYGDFSDEISAEIIIYNFCHWIFQIAGANFIYSILIRHFFDRKKYIAFSVYLIISLYIISVMNRIFIVYLAEPFFMDVPKDSLNRIFTDLGYLLIHYTFTIISGTFIFISVMFVIRYQDEKENTIKLQKEKAELELRSLKSQLNPHFLFNTLNNIYSLSLSNSEKTSESITRLSEILDYILYKGPNKEVLISEELSIIDDYMQLECLRYSEGRLKINKKSELNPAATIPPLIYLTLVENAFKHGAGKNMETTEIKIDVSYDSRYSVFRIENTCENNESYNADGIGLKNIERQLWHYYQDDFIFNVSKENHIFKVEIKTPAAL
- a CDS encoding LytTR family DNA-binding domain-containing protein, coding for MINCIIVDDEPLAAALLEKHISSTGHLKLVGKAEHAMDAYQLLQTRSVDLMFLDIQMPHLTGIDFLRSLSKKPSTIFTTAYRDFAIEGFELEAVDYLLKPITFERFFKSVERVLRSRTDSHQNFIIIKAEGMSRKVLIEEIAYFESQGNDIKTVLISNESMMSKNTMADLESVLSEKGFVRIHRSFMINSQLVTAFNAHEIMLGIHQIPVGRSYKNEFDALVIEISQRSINQ